One region of Prosthecobacter fusiformis genomic DNA includes:
- the sctJ gene encoding type III secretion system inner membrane ring lipoprotein SctJ, producing the protein MRSYLSKIRWLVPLILTVLLAGCNKVPLFSELREEEANEIMAHLLEQKIDCVKLAGKESMWILQVPPEDFPLAMQTLQALGLPRQKLMKMGDVFQKSGLVSSPTEERIRFIDALCQELSDTLMKVDGVVAAKVHIALPNNDPLSDSTLPASASVFIKYRAGYDVESITPDLKNLVTKSVEGLTFENVELIMSPADAIPPPPKAQATNTFEEWQTKVPFWVTSAGSAGVGFLVAFLSLGLIRKKAIS; encoded by the coding sequence GTGAGATCCTACCTCTCAAAAATCCGTTGGCTGGTACCTTTAATCCTGACTGTACTGCTTGCAGGCTGTAACAAGGTTCCGCTATTCAGTGAACTCCGGGAAGAAGAAGCCAATGAAATAATGGCTCACCTGCTGGAGCAGAAAATAGATTGTGTAAAACTGGCAGGCAAGGAAAGCATGTGGATTCTACAGGTGCCGCCTGAGGACTTCCCTCTTGCGATGCAAACGCTGCAAGCACTGGGCTTGCCGCGTCAAAAGCTCATGAAGATGGGGGACGTTTTCCAAAAAAGCGGCCTGGTCAGCTCACCCACTGAGGAGCGCATTCGCTTCATTGATGCTCTTTGCCAGGAGCTCTCTGATACCCTCATGAAAGTGGATGGAGTCGTCGCGGCCAAAGTTCACATCGCCCTTCCCAACAATGATCCGCTGAGTGATAGCACCCTGCCAGCATCCGCCTCGGTCTTTATCAAATACCGGGCGGGATATGATGTCGAGAGCATCACTCCAGATTTGAAAAACCTCGTAACCAAGTCTGTCGAGGGCCTCACTTTTGAAAATGTGGAACTCATTATGAGTCCCGCCGATGCCATCCCACCGCCTCCGAAAGCGCAGGCTACCAACACCTTCGAAGAGTGGCAAACCAAGGTCCCTTTCTGGGTCACCTCCGCAGGCAGCGCGGGCGTGGGTTTCCTAGTCGCATTTCTATCGTTAGGCCTGATCCGCAAAAAGGCCATATCCTGA
- the sctO gene encoding type III secretion system stalk subunit SctO: protein MLRYPLQDMVFVREHREDKASKAVTRARRAVVEAEENLVTKQKTLADFTHWRIAEEERLIQSIMRKPVKLGEITDLRLEISAMRERELDFMDQVHKAEGELDRAREELEEAKLAYKKATQELEKLMEHREAWQLEQNHEAERNADLELEDFIGPQNSDLDLHPENTRYEFN, encoded by the coding sequence ATGCTGCGCTATCCCCTCCAAGACATGGTCTTTGTCCGCGAGCATCGCGAGGACAAGGCTAGCAAAGCCGTCACCCGCGCACGCCGCGCAGTGGTAGAGGCCGAAGAAAACTTGGTGACGAAGCAAAAGACTCTGGCCGACTTTACCCATTGGCGAATCGCCGAGGAAGAACGCCTCATACAGTCCATCATGCGCAAACCCGTAAAACTGGGTGAGATCACAGACCTGCGATTGGAAATCTCAGCCATGCGTGAACGTGAGCTGGATTTTATGGATCAAGTTCACAAGGCTGAGGGGGAACTCGACCGCGCCAGAGAAGAACTTGAAGAAGCCAAGCTGGCCTACAAAAAAGCCACCCAAGAACTCGAAAAGCTCATGGAGCATCGTGAAGCCTGGCAGTTAGAACAAAACCACGAGGCCGAGCGCAATGCCGACCTCGAACTCGAGGACTTCATCGGCCCTCAAAACAGCGACCTCGACTTGCACCCAGAGAACACTCGTTATGAATTCAATTGA
- the sctT gene encoding type III secretion system export apparatus subunit SctT — translation MMYEQDVRTIFLIVAFTVPRMMSALLISPFFGDQFIQGMARQVVIISLSLMAIPITLQSGIIVPENSYWPLFLLGVLIKEIAIGMLIGFGTGLVFWIAEGTGFFIDNQRGSSMAEMFDPMSGGSSSLFGVLFTKVLGVLFFLGGGFSAFLTIVYDSYLTWPVFSYFPQFQPTFAMASLNLLDGIMGLIVTYSAPIIIAMFIAEFGLGLMNRFSPQLNVFFLAMPVKSGIASLLIVFYLVFLLNFFKGQIMTPEKWNFFYQGFFK, via the coding sequence ATGATGTACGAGCAAGATGTGCGAACGATCTTTCTCATCGTGGCCTTCACAGTGCCACGCATGATGTCGGCCTTGCTCATCTCTCCATTTTTTGGTGATCAATTCATCCAAGGCATGGCGCGACAGGTAGTGATCATCTCGCTTAGCCTGATGGCCATCCCTATTACCTTGCAATCAGGAATTATAGTGCCCGAAAATAGCTACTGGCCTTTATTCCTGCTGGGAGTATTGATCAAAGAAATTGCCATCGGCATGTTGATCGGTTTCGGCACCGGGCTGGTTTTTTGGATTGCTGAGGGAACCGGCTTTTTTATTGATAACCAGCGCGGAAGTTCCATGGCGGAAATGTTTGATCCGATGTCTGGTGGGAGCAGTTCCCTATTTGGCGTATTGTTTACCAAGGTGCTCGGGGTGCTGTTCTTCCTCGGCGGCGGGTTCTCCGCCTTTCTGACGATCGTCTATGACAGCTACCTGACCTGGCCTGTCTTTTCCTACTTCCCACAGTTTCAACCCACTTTTGCCATGGCCAGCCTGAATCTTCTGGATGGCATCATGGGACTCATCGTCACTTACTCGGCGCCGATCATCATAGCCATGTTCATCGCAGAATTTGGACTTGGTTTAATGAACCGCTTCAGTCCGCAATTGAATGTCTTCTTTCTCGCCATGCCGGTGAAAAGCGGCATCGCTTCCCTGCTAATTGTTTTCTACCTCGTGTTCCTGCTGAACTTCTTCAAAGGTCAGATCATGACGCCAGAGAAGTGGAACTTTTTTTACCAAGGTTTTTTCAAATGA
- the sctS gene encoding type III secretion system export apparatus subunit SctS gives MNQSFLLETTNQALILVLILSMPPIIVATVVGVLVSLIQALTQVQEQTLGFAVKLIVVTVVLLLTAGWTGAEMYKFTLHIFDTFPTLRR, from the coding sequence ATGAACCAAAGCTTCCTTCTCGAAACGACCAATCAAGCCCTTATTTTGGTGCTGATTCTGTCTATGCCGCCCATCATCGTGGCCACGGTGGTAGGTGTGTTGGTTAGCTTGATCCAGGCTCTCACCCAGGTGCAAGAACAGACGCTGGGCTTCGCGGTCAAGTTGATCGTTGTTACCGTCGTGTTGCTGCTCACAGCGGGGTGGACAGGGGCGGAGATGTATAAGTTCACGTTGCATATCTTTGACACCTTTCCCACTCTCCGGCGATGA
- the sctQ gene encoding type III secretion system cytoplasmic ring protein SctQ — protein sequence MEINRLPELAWVSPELAGIDLNGLPGELACGLIESSLGDIFTALTKAGIDVSILSMEPFSFRNAPEEIIEWSIHRGHETNWMHGCLAGDDAALTHLASLMERAPISPNVDDVSIPVPVNLVAGTMRVSLAELDALELHDVLLADLKSYQIQRECTLNAARRTWGKGHAEANTFTLKHLTSKPATTMGDAASVSVNDLEIELTFVVGQTTLTVGELRNLAPGFTFELPISVGEGLVICANGKTIGRGELIEVGDHLGVRVTEFSAS from the coding sequence GTGGAAATCAATCGTCTGCCAGAGCTGGCATGGGTCTCCCCCGAACTTGCCGGCATTGATCTGAATGGCCTTCCTGGCGAACTGGCCTGTGGTTTAATTGAGTCATCGTTGGGAGATATCTTCACCGCCCTCACCAAAGCAGGGATTGATGTCAGCATCCTAAGCATGGAACCCTTCAGTTTTCGCAATGCACCGGAGGAGATTATTGAATGGAGCATCCACAGAGGTCATGAAACGAACTGGATGCACGGCTGCCTCGCCGGGGATGATGCCGCATTGACCCATCTTGCCAGCTTGATGGAACGTGCACCCATTTCCCCAAACGTTGACGATGTGAGTATTCCTGTACCGGTAAATCTCGTCGCGGGAACGATGCGTGTGAGCTTGGCCGAATTGGATGCTTTGGAATTGCACGATGTGCTGCTGGCCGACCTGAAGAGCTACCAGATCCAGCGCGAGTGTACACTTAATGCAGCTCGAAGAACATGGGGCAAGGGCCATGCAGAAGCCAACACTTTTACCCTCAAACACCTGACCTCCAAACCCGCCACCACTATGGGAGACGCCGCGTCCGTATCCGTCAATGATCTTGAAATTGAACTGACCTTCGTGGTCGGCCAAACCACCCTCACTGTCGGAGAACTGCGCAACTTGGCTCCGGGCTTCACCTTTGAGTTGCCCATCTCCGTCGGCGAGGGGCTGGTCATTTGCGCCAATGGTAAAACGATTGGTCGAGGCGAGCTCATTGAGGTGGGAGACCACCTCGGAGTGCGAGTAACAGAATTCTCTGCATCATGA
- a CDS encoding SctK family type III secretion system sorting platform protein — MSTRGGWYASQAKTNPDLFRAIFDFNHRPQFWLHPEVIARFPEAAVIRVLATGTHGHHHLASWLTRVLQLDDYDPVWDFQESRLRIALLSPETLTRLARYTGVALCWPRIASIIGRQQLHEIKASIGEDAHAFALRRARFIVPENEAILPKQETSLIDHVMDIGWNVLASSSGDESGAIRERLALKLPLQVAKKVTWHVTPELRDQAWNRVRQISREVLTVGESKCFA, encoded by the coding sequence ATGAGCACGCGCGGCGGCTGGTATGCGAGCCAGGCAAAGACCAACCCGGACTTGTTTCGGGCCATCTTTGACTTCAATCATCGACCTCAGTTCTGGTTACATCCTGAAGTCATCGCTCGCTTTCCTGAGGCGGCAGTGATCCGCGTCCTCGCAACCGGAACTCATGGTCATCACCACCTCGCGTCTTGGCTCACCCGTGTGCTTCAGTTGGATGACTACGATCCAGTTTGGGATTTTCAGGAATCACGTCTTCGCATCGCTCTTTTAAGCCCTGAGACTCTCACTCGCTTGGCTCGCTACACCGGAGTCGCGCTTTGCTGGCCTCGCATCGCCTCTATCATCGGACGTCAGCAACTCCACGAAATCAAGGCGTCCATCGGTGAGGATGCCCACGCTTTTGCCCTGCGGCGTGCCCGCTTCATCGTGCCGGAAAATGAGGCGATCTTGCCTAAACAAGAAACTTCACTAATTGACCATGTGATGGACATTGGCTGGAACGTATTGGCCAGTTCTAGCGGCGACGAAAGCGGTGCTATCCGCGAGCGACTGGCACTTAAATTACCGCTCCAGGTGGCAAAAAAAGTGACGTGGCACGTGACCCCCGAATTGCGCGATCAGGCTTGGAACCGAGTTCGTCAGATCAGTCGTGAAGTTTTAACCGTGGGAGAATCCAAATGCTTTGCTTAG
- the sctR gene encoding type III secretion system export apparatus subunit SctR codes for MTSFQIPDPLTLILLTAVLSMAPFFAIMATSYVKLVVVLSLVRNALGIQQIPPNMVLNGIAVILTIYIMAPVGQATFAAVENEDFKDFNAAKLRVVLEKGSTPIREFLDRHTSSHEKKFFLDTARRVWGNKSKIEISDSSFFVLIPAFTVSELTSAFQIGFLLYLPFIAIDLIVSNILLAMGMMMVSPMTISLPFKLLLFVLIDGWARLIHGLVLTYVIPAAGGGG; via the coding sequence ATGACTTCTTTTCAAATCCCTGATCCTTTGACGCTGATCTTGCTGACGGCGGTGCTCTCGATGGCCCCGTTTTTTGCGATCATGGCGACCTCGTATGTGAAGTTGGTGGTCGTTCTCAGTCTGGTGCGCAATGCCTTGGGTATCCAGCAAATACCTCCCAACATGGTGCTCAATGGCATCGCCGTTATTCTCACGATCTACATCATGGCCCCGGTGGGCCAGGCAACCTTTGCCGCCGTGGAAAACGAAGATTTCAAAGACTTCAATGCGGCCAAGCTGCGCGTGGTTTTAGAAAAGGGCAGCACGCCCATTCGTGAGTTTCTTGATCGGCACACTTCCTCGCATGAGAAGAAGTTTTTCCTCGATACGGCTAGACGCGTGTGGGGCAATAAATCGAAAATCGAGATTTCTGACAGCAGTTTCTTTGTACTCATTCCCGCTTTCACAGTGAGTGAACTCACCTCGGCTTTTCAAATCGGGTTTCTTCTCTACCTGCCATTCATTGCGATTGATCTCATCGTCTCCAACATCCTTTTGGCGATGGGCATGATGATGGTGTCACCGATGACCATTTCCCTGCCCTTCAAACTTTTGCTCTTTGTGCTCATTGATGGCTGGGCGCGTCTGATTCATGGACTCGTTCTCACGTATGTGATCCCGGCCGCAGGCGGGGGTGGGTAG
- the sctN gene encoding type III secretion system ATPase SctN, protein MNLPTFDFNSLTTRLQHGMDSVQPLSLRGRVTQVTGTILKAYAPGAKIGELCRLKNPWEDEGILGEVVGFSKNLALITPLGELMGISSTTEVIPTGEIHQVPVGKEMLGRVLDGLGNPSDGKGPFKIEDHYAVTADPPNAMTRQLITQPISLGVRALDGLLTCGEGQRMGIFAAAGGGKSTLLSQIIRNTTADIVVLALIGERGREVREFLERDLGEEGVKKAVTVIATSDRPSMERLKCAYVATAIAEYFRDQGLKVLLLMDSVTRFARALREIGLAAGEPPTRRGFPPSVFATLPRMMERAGCSDKGSITALYTVLVEGDDMTEPVADETRSILDGHIVLSRKLGSANHYPAIDVLASVSRLFTAINTSDHQRAAGKLRSLMAKYQEVELLVRIGEYKKGSDSAADEAIAKIDAINGFLKQGMNEPSSFAQTQQAMIQLAR, encoded by the coding sequence ATGAACTTACCGACCTTTGACTTTAATTCGCTCACGACGCGCTTGCAGCACGGAATGGACTCCGTGCAGCCACTTAGTTTGCGGGGACGGGTTACGCAGGTCACAGGCACGATCTTAAAAGCTTATGCGCCAGGCGCAAAAATCGGTGAATTGTGTCGTCTGAAGAATCCATGGGAAGATGAAGGCATCTTGGGGGAGGTCGTGGGCTTCTCCAAGAATCTCGCGCTGATCACGCCCCTGGGGGAGCTCATGGGGATATCCTCCACCACTGAGGTCATCCCCACGGGAGAGATTCATCAAGTGCCTGTGGGCAAAGAAATGCTTGGTCGTGTGTTGGATGGACTCGGCAATCCATCCGATGGCAAGGGCCCCTTTAAGATCGAAGATCATTACGCCGTCACGGCCGATCCACCCAATGCCATGACCCGGCAATTGATCACCCAACCGATTAGCCTCGGCGTGCGGGCGCTCGACGGACTGCTCACCTGTGGCGAGGGCCAGCGCATGGGCATCTTTGCCGCTGCAGGAGGTGGAAAGAGCACGCTGCTGAGCCAGATCATCCGCAACACTACTGCCGACATTGTGGTGCTTGCACTCATTGGGGAGCGCGGACGTGAGGTGCGTGAGTTCCTGGAGCGTGACCTCGGTGAAGAAGGGGTAAAAAAAGCCGTGACCGTCATCGCCACCTCCGACCGCCCTTCCATGGAGCGTTTAAAATGCGCTTACGTGGCCACGGCGATTGCTGAATACTTTCGCGACCAAGGTTTGAAGGTGCTGTTACTGATGGACTCCGTCACCCGCTTTGCACGTGCCCTGCGTGAGATCGGCCTCGCGGCGGGTGAGCCACCCACCCGCCGAGGTTTCCCGCCCTCCGTTTTTGCCACGCTGCCCAGAATGATGGAGCGGGCAGGCTGCTCGGACAAAGGCAGTATCACCGCCCTTTATACCGTCTTGGTTGAAGGCGATGACATGACCGAGCCTGTGGCGGATGAAACCCGCTCGATCTTGGATGGTCACATTGTTTTGAGTCGCAAGTTAGGCTCGGCCAATCATTATCCCGCCATTGATGTACTGGCCAGTGTGAGCCGTCTGTTCACCGCCATCAACACATCAGACCATCAGCGCGCTGCGGGCAAGCTCCGCAGCCTCATGGCCAAGTACCAGGAAGTGGAGCTACTCGTTCGTATCGGTGAGTACAAGAAAGGCAGTGACTCTGCCGCAGATGAAGCCATCGCCAAGATCGATGCCATCAACGGCTTCCTCAAACAAGGCATGAACGAGCCGAGTAGCTTCGCGCAAACTCAACAGGCCATGATCCAACTCGCAAGATAA
- a CDS encoding HrpE/YscL family type III secretion apparatus protein has translation MLCLENSGVKAVPTAKILKRDEHAFILEGQRILEAARHEAALIRQKAETDAEKKLEAGYLKGQEEGKAKIAEHIIECMGQSAVYFSKVEDVMVDLVMRAVRQVIGEMNQRDVVERLVRRALESTRNESQITIRVSPGQADWIKNRISAIMQTFPKIQFLDVQPDPRLSENGCILETEIGVVDATLETQLKAIEKALIRSMK, from the coding sequence ATGCTTTGCTTAGAGAACAGTGGCGTCAAAGCGGTGCCCACCGCCAAGATTTTGAAGAGAGATGAGCACGCCTTCATCCTGGAAGGGCAGCGCATCCTCGAAGCGGCCCGCCACGAAGCCGCACTCATTCGCCAAAAAGCAGAAACCGATGCCGAAAAAAAACTCGAAGCGGGTTACCTCAAAGGCCAAGAAGAAGGCAAGGCAAAAATCGCCGAGCACATCATCGAATGCATGGGACAGAGTGCGGTTTATTTTTCAAAGGTGGAAGACGTCATGGTGGATCTCGTCATGCGTGCGGTGCGTCAGGTCATTGGTGAAATGAATCAGCGAGATGTGGTGGAGCGGCTCGTGCGGCGCGCCCTGGAAAGCACCCGCAATGAGAGCCAGATCACCATTCGGGTCTCCCCCGGTCAGGCCGATTGGATCAAAAACCGCATCAGCGCGATCATGCAGACCTTTCCGAAGATTCAATTCCTTGATGTGCAGCCGGACCCTCGTCTGTCTGAGAATGGCTGCATTTTAGAAACAGAGATCGGAGTCGTGGACGCCACACTCGAGACACAGCTCAAGGCCATCGAGAAGGCCCTCATTCGGTCGATGAAATGA